The Arcobacter arenosus region ATACTTCAATTTGCTGTTTTATCACAGATTATACTTGCATTTTTATTTTTAATTTTAAATGATTATATAGGATTTATTTTAGTGATATTTTTTATTGTAAGTTATATCTCAATGAATGGTTTGATTTATGGAAATGCAACAGCACTTATTATGGAAAACTTTCCTCATAATGCAGGAGTAGCTTCTGCTTTAATTGGAGTTTTACAATATGGAACTGCTTCAATTATCTCATCTATAATTGTCAGTTTTCACTCAAATAGCTTAATTTCTGTAGCATTTGGAATGTTGATAATTTCAAGTGTTGCATTTTTAGTACTAAAAAAATATTAAATCAAAGAAAGGATAAAAATGGAATATAGATATATAGGAACAAGTGGACTTAGAGTTACTCCAATTTGTTTAGGAACAATGACCTTTGGAAGAATGGCAACAAAAGAAGAAGCTTTTAAAATCATGGATAAAGCATATGACGCAGGTATTAACTTCTTTGATAATGCAGAGATGTATCCTGTACCTCCAAGGGCTGATTTAGTTGGTTTATCAGAGGAGATTATGGGTGAATGGATGAAAAGTAAACCCAGAGAATCTTTAATTGTAGCAACTAAGGTTGCAGGTGCAGCAAATGGAAGATTTGCAGCTCCTGTTAGGCATGGATTAACTGCTATTGATAGATTTCATATTGAAAGAGGAATTGAGGGAACTTTAAAAAGACTAAAAACTGATTATATTGACCTTTATCAAGTTCACTGGCCAGATACAGTTGTACCATTAGAAGAATCAATGGAAGCCATGGATAGATTAGTTAAAGCTGGAAAAGTTAGATATATAGGAACAAGTAATGACTCAGCATATGGGCTAACAAAAGCAAATGAGATTTCAAAATACAATAAACTAGCTAGATTTCAATCTATTCAAAATAACTTCTCATTAAATGAGCCTAGATTTTTTGATGAATTAGCACATGTTTGTAGAAAAGAAAAAATTTCACTTTTACCATATTCACCACTTGCAGGAGGAGTTTTAACGGGGAAATATCAAGATGGAACTTTACCTAAAGGTTCTAGATTTAATGAATACAAATCTTTAAATATTCCAAGATTAGACGCTATGAGAAATAGATTTATAAATGAAAAAACTCTAAGTACAACTGAAAAATATATGCAAATTGCAAAAGAACACGATATAAATATTACAACTTTAGCTGCGGCTTGGAGTAAACAATGGGATTTTGTAGCTAGTACAATTATTGGGGTTAGAACTGCCGAACAATTAGATGATATTTTACCAGCATTAGAACTTACATTAAGTGATGAGATAATGGACGCTTGTAAAAAAGTACAACAAGAGATTTTATACCCTATGGGATAAACAATAAAAAGGATAGCTTAAAAGCTATCTTTTTTTAATAGTGTTGAAGTAATTTAATAGCTTCAGATGTTTCTTTTGCAGCTTCAATTAAAAGAGGCAATACCTTTTTCTTTAATGTTTCTGTATTTTTGTAACTTAGATGGGAACCTATATTCATCGCCCCAATCATCTTATTTTCTCTATTGTAAATTGGTGCAGCAATAGAAAGAAGACCATCTTCAATCTCTTCTTCAACAATTTGATAACCTTGATTTTTTTCAGCTAATAATTTTTTATATAAAGAATCAGGGTCTTTAATACTCTTTGATGTATATTCTTTGTAAGGTAATTTTAATAGATAATTATAAAGTTCTTTTTCTTCCATATGAGACATAAATAATCTTCCCGTTGCTGTATATGCTGCTGGAAGTCTAGAACCAACATGAATACCCTCATTTAAGATTCTTGTAGCAGGTACTCTCATAATACAAATAACATTTTGTCCATCTAAAATAGAAATAGAACATGATAAGGTACACTCATCAACTACTCTTTTAATATTTTTATATGCAATATCTGTCCATGGTAAAGAAGCAAAATAACTATATCCCAACTCTATTACTTTTGGAGTTAAAGAAAAAAAGTTATCAGTGTGAGAAACATAACCTAAAGATTCTAAAGTTAATAGAAGTCTTCTCGCACTTGCTCTTGTAATATCAACTTTCTTTGCAACATCAGAAAGGGTCATATTTGTATTTTCGTGATCAAAAGCTTTTATCACACTAAGACCTTTAATAAAAGCTGTAACTATCTCTTTATTGTCAATTTCATTTTCTACTTTTGAAGTCATAAGTTTATTTTTTTTCCTTGGCAATTAAAATTCCTCCTGAAATAATAGCTAAAATTCCTATGATTCCCAAATAGCTTGGAAAATCATCACCTAAAATAAGTCCAATAATTAATGAAAATATGATTACTGAATAACCTGTAGCACCTACAATACCTGCTCTAGTAACTCCATATGCCTTAGTCATATATATTTGTCCTACTGATGCGGTA contains the following coding sequences:
- a CDS encoding IclR family transcriptional regulator domain-containing protein — its product is MPRKKNKLMTSKVENEIDNKEIVTAFIKGLSVIKAFDHENTNMTLSDVAKKVDITRASARRLLLTLESLGYVSHTDNFFSLTPKVIELGYSYFASLPWTDIAYKNIKRVVDECTLSCSISILDGQNVICIMRVPATRILNEGIHVGSRLPAAYTATGRLFMSHMEEKELYNYLLKLPYKEYTSKSIKDPDSLYKKLLAEKNQGYQIVEEEIEDGLLSIAAPIYNRENKMIGAMNIGSHLSYKNTETLKKKVLPLLIEAAKETSEAIKLLQHY
- a CDS encoding aldo/keto reductase, which gives rise to MEYRYIGTSGLRVTPICLGTMTFGRMATKEEAFKIMDKAYDAGINFFDNAEMYPVPPRADLVGLSEEIMGEWMKSKPRESLIVATKVAGAANGRFAAPVRHGLTAIDRFHIERGIEGTLKRLKTDYIDLYQVHWPDTVVPLEESMEAMDRLVKAGKVRYIGTSNDSAYGLTKANEISKYNKLARFQSIQNNFSLNEPRFFDELAHVCRKEKISLLPYSPLAGGVLTGKYQDGTLPKGSRFNEYKSLNIPRLDAMRNRFINEKTLSTTEKYMQIAKEHDINITTLAAAWSKQWDFVASTIIGVRTAEQLDDILPALELTLSDEIMDACKKVQQEILYPMG